One genomic window of Haladaptatus sp. R4 includes the following:
- a CDS encoding helix-turn-helix domain-containing protein: protein MAIVAEVLLADRALPLVDLACSIPSNEISISNIVPLEDERLLVAVTMTDDSREAFEREADAQPEVVDVVEIGRTAEGWFYRLTIDDESGLAASHDHESFKGVLMNASVTPEGVRHQKVFSDYEAFKTHRDLCAAQNIPFKLLTIAADPENPGERDQFGLTEKQHQAISLAFARGYYDSPRTLTTKELANELGISGPSASDLLRRAENQLISQTLGPEQSVSQHTQ from the coding sequence ATGGCAATCGTCGCAGAGGTTCTCCTCGCGGATCGAGCGCTCCCGTTGGTTGATCTCGCGTGCTCGATCCCGAGTAACGAAATATCCATCTCCAACATCGTCCCGCTCGAAGATGAACGGCTTCTCGTCGCGGTGACCATGACCGACGACTCGCGAGAGGCATTCGAGCGGGAAGCAGACGCACAGCCAGAGGTGGTTGACGTGGTAGAAATCGGACGGACAGCCGAGGGGTGGTTCTATCGATTGACAATCGACGATGAATCCGGCCTCGCCGCGTCACACGATCACGAGTCGTTCAAGGGCGTACTGATGAACGCGTCGGTAACCCCCGAAGGGGTGAGACATCAGAAGGTGTTCTCCGACTACGAAGCGTTCAAAACCCACCGAGATCTGTGTGCGGCCCAAAACATCCCGTTCAAATTGCTGACCATCGCAGCCGATCCCGAAAATCCCGGAGAACGGGATCAGTTTGGACTCACGGAGAAACAGCATCAAGCAATCTCGCTCGCGTTCGCTCGTGGATACTACGACTCTCCGCGCACTTTGACGACGAAGGAACTCGCTAACGAACTCGGGATTTCCGGCCCGTCCGCATCCGACCTTCTCCGCCGGGCCGAGAATC
- a CDS encoding HalOD1 output domain-containing protein gives MTDSTNPLSDTPQPIQPKLTDGGETDSLPVAIVREVAAEKEVETSSLPPIYETINPDALEELFDSPLDGTSQTTGRIVFEYSGCRVVVTSTGAVQATLLDDGQEI, from the coding sequence ATGACCGATTCAACTAATCCACTGTCAGATACTCCCCAGCCAATTCAGCCGAAACTCACCGACGGCGGTGAAACAGACTCACTCCCGGTAGCGATCGTTCGCGAGGTTGCTGCAGAGAAAGAGGTTGAAACATCCTCGCTCCCACCGATCTACGAGACGATCAACCCAGACGCTCTTGAGGAACTCTTCGACTCACCGTTGGATGGTACGTCCCAAACGACTGGACGTATCGTGTTCGAGTACAGCGGGTGCCGAGTCGTAGTTACGAGTACTGGTGCTGTACAGGCAACACTACTCGACGACGGCCAAGAAATATGA
- a CDS encoding tyrosine-type recombinase/integrase, which yields MRRTPCSRRWTDEIGQTARPFGPLDASSGQTVPQTQARGLDDASVDSWEYRLKLFVEWCEGIDIQRVGELQAFDLDEYYDVRSGKIRPATLEAEMWTLKKFVEYLEQLGAVDDLADAVRIPDVDEDDRSNEELLEESPALKLIDHFRNDDQLRGTRNHAFLEIAWHTGARMGSIRALDLRDANLEENYLHFQHRPETGTPLKNKKRGERPVAIPTEVSDVLRDYIANHRYDVYDDHNRQPLLSSTRGRPGKNTIRVWSYLGTLPCHYCPCPHGREREECEMTEFAHASKCPSSRSPHRIRTGSITWQLNIGIPPEVVAERVNAGLDVIEQHYDKESPLERMERRRRQHIERMEVDR from the coding sequence ATGCGAAGGACGCCATGCTCTCGGAGGTGGACCGATGAGATCGGACAGACGGCCCGACCCTTCGGACCTCTCGATGCGTCGAGTGGTCAAACGGTACCTCAAACGCAGGCGCGCGGACTCGACGACGCCAGCGTCGATTCGTGGGAGTATCGGCTCAAGCTCTTCGTCGAGTGGTGCGAGGGCATCGACATCCAACGCGTCGGCGAGCTCCAAGCCTTCGACCTCGACGAGTACTACGACGTTCGGAGCGGGAAAATCCGACCGGCGACGCTCGAAGCCGAGATGTGGACGCTCAAGAAGTTCGTCGAGTACCTCGAACAGCTCGGCGCGGTCGATGACTTGGCCGACGCCGTCCGCATTCCCGACGTGGACGAGGACGACCGCTCCAACGAGGAACTCCTCGAAGAGTCACCGGCGCTCAAGTTGATCGACCACTTCCGAAACGACGATCAACTTCGTGGAACCCGCAACCACGCGTTTCTCGAAATCGCGTGGCACACCGGCGCGCGGATGGGAAGCATTCGTGCGTTGGACCTTCGGGACGCAAACCTCGAAGAGAACTACCTCCATTTCCAGCATCGCCCCGAAACGGGCACGCCGCTGAAGAACAAGAAGCGGGGAGAGCGACCCGTCGCCATTCCGACCGAGGTGTCGGACGTCCTTCGGGATTACATCGCCAATCATCGCTACGACGTCTACGACGATCACAACCGCCAGCCGTTGCTGTCGAGTACGAGGGGCCGACCCGGAAAGAACACCATCCGGGTGTGGTCCTATCTCGGGACGTTGCCGTGCCACTACTGTCCGTGTCCACACGGGAGGGAGCGGGAAGAGTGCGAGATGACCGAATTCGCACACGCCAGCAAGTGCCCGTCGAGTCGGTCCCCGCATCGGATACGCACGGGGTCGATCACGTGGCAGTTGAACATCGGTATCCCGCCGGAGGTCGTGGCGGAGCGAGTCAACGCCGGTCTCGATGTCATCGAACAGCACTACGACAAGGAGTCTCCGTTGGAGCGCATGGAGCGCCGACGTCGTCAACACATCGAACGAATGGAGGTTGACCGATGA
- a CDS encoding molecular chaperone DnaJ, with protein sequence MTGLDWPATLKRTDPAERTRNNRYAASLRDSIDDLETELGRVGVDDWRLSTAAQHQKRNPRYPYANASPTDPGAVVRWTMDGDQYAVACDAYSRLRDNVRTLYLYLREKRKMEQRPVETGESEFANARLPPADEGATQGAVVARQPPHVLLDVAPNAPANVVKAAARQKLKEHHPDRGGDREMFKRVQDAKDAMLSEVDR encoded by the coding sequence ATGACCGGCCTCGACTGGCCCGCGACCCTCAAGCGAACCGACCCCGCGGAGCGAACGCGAAACAACCGCTACGCGGCGTCGCTCCGGGACTCCATCGACGACCTCGAAACGGAACTCGGACGCGTCGGCGTGGACGACTGGCGGCTCTCGACCGCGGCCCAACACCAGAAGCGGAACCCGCGGTATCCCTACGCGAACGCCTCGCCGACGGATCCTGGCGCGGTCGTCCGGTGGACGATGGACGGCGACCAGTACGCCGTCGCCTGCGACGCCTACTCGCGTCTCCGGGACAACGTGCGGACGCTATACCTCTACCTCCGCGAGAAGCGAAAGATGGAACAGCGCCCCGTAGAGACCGGCGAGAGCGAGTTCGCCAACGCTCGCCTCCCGCCCGCCGACGAAGGGGCCACACAGGGCGCGGTAGTCGCCCGTCAACCGCCCCACGTCCTCCTGGACGTCGCACCGAACGCTCCGGCCAACGTCGTGAAGGCGGCGGCCCGGCAGAAGCTGAAGGAGCACCACCCGGATCGCGGCGGAGATCGGGAGATGTTCAAGCGCGTTCAGGATGCGAAGGACGCCATGCTCTCGGAGGTGGACCGATGA
- a CDS encoding helix-turn-helix transcriptional regulator: MTTTVLSIDDLCDQLRELEAKKREQGQTPAVLVGDLVGEFDVRAPDESPFDTMQVGDSAFSPDTFADADGTAALRRADPALLHTIIVDEDDLSDGAKAILNDEAPPSDEEEVIPPLTEYEDLIADDDLDACDICGKHRGVEEADVRNEETGELTTAWLCPECYDRLVRYNHDEPDAFDDVETDDRLATDGGYAFSDLHAFKRDILYAVRDLERDEPPKGLAIKRTLEDDYETVHHSRLYQNLSQLVTSGLLDKGRKNGRTNEYETTEATRRMLEASTRRRAEQLGIAATGGDA, from the coding sequence ATGACGACCACCGTACTCTCCATCGACGATCTTTGCGACCAACTGCGCGAACTCGAAGCGAAAAAGAGAGAACAGGGCCAGACGCCCGCCGTGCTCGTCGGAGATCTCGTCGGCGAATTCGACGTGCGCGCACCCGACGAATCGCCCTTCGACACCATGCAAGTCGGCGACAGCGCGTTCTCGCCCGACACCTTCGCCGACGCAGACGGCACCGCCGCACTCCGCCGCGCGGACCCGGCGCTGCTCCACACCATCATCGTGGACGAGGACGACCTCTCGGACGGCGCGAAGGCCATCCTGAACGACGAAGCACCACCGAGCGACGAGGAGGAGGTGATTCCGCCGCTCACCGAGTACGAGGACCTCATCGCGGACGACGACCTCGACGCCTGCGACATCTGCGGGAAACACCGCGGCGTCGAGGAAGCCGACGTGCGCAACGAGGAAACGGGTGAACTGACGACCGCGTGGCTCTGCCCCGAGTGCTACGACCGGCTGGTCCGGTACAACCACGACGAACCCGACGCGTTCGACGACGTCGAGACCGACGACCGCCTCGCCACCGACGGCGGCTACGCGTTCAGCGACCTCCACGCGTTCAAGCGCGACATCCTCTACGCGGTTCGTGACCTCGAACGGGACGAACCCCCGAAGGGGCTCGCCATCAAGCGAACGCTGGAGGACGACTACGAGACCGTTCACCACTCGCGGCTCTACCAGAACCTCAGCCAACTCGTCACCTCCGGCCTGCTCGACAAGGGCCGGAAGAACGGTCGGACCAACGAGTACGAAACGACCGAGGCGACGCGGCGCATGCTCGAAGCCAGCACGAGGCGACGGGCCGAACAACTCGGAATCGCGGCCACCGGAGGTGACGCCTGA
- a CDS encoding phage repressor protein yields MRPLVSWMTKSDPAILEFFGEQGIAMPPAVVSFNIEGISHPTVKRRMPILAEEGLLEKIEEKRGYYRITEKGRQYLAGDLDADELEKDGS; encoded by the coding sequence ATGCGCCCGCTGGTATCTTGGATGACTAAGTCCGACCCTGCGATTCTCGAATTTTTCGGCGAGCAAGGAATCGCAATGCCACCAGCGGTTGTGTCTTTCAACATCGAAGGAATCTCTCACCCGACGGTTAAACGAAGAATGCCCATATTAGCGGAAGAAGGGTTATTAGAGAAAATAGAAGAGAAGAGAGGATACTACCGAATCACGGAGAAAGGTCGGCAGTACCTTGCTGGCGATCTTGATGCAGACGAACTAGAGAAGGACGGGAGTTAG